GGTGACCGCGGTCCCCGCCTCGTCCTCGACGACTAGCGCGAGCGACCGCGTCGCGTTCGCCGCGCCGCCGTTGTTGAGCGTGGTCCGAACCGCGAACGCGACGCCGTCGGCGTCCGGGTCGACGGTCTCCGCCCCCTCGACGGCCACCGACGCCCCGCCGCCGGGGTTGACGACCGACGACGCGCCGACCGCCCCCCCGACGAGCACCAACCCCAGCACCGCCGCGTGTGTCCATGCGATTTCCATGCGGTGACCTGCGGCGGAGACGGGCATTGTTACGACGGACTTACTCGGGTGTACAGCGCCCAGCGTCCCCGATCGCTCCCGCCGGTCGAGCGACGATCCCCGGGGAACGCGAGTCGGGTAAGGGGACGCCGCCGAGCGACCGCCCGCCCTTACTCCGCGCGTCGGTCGGCTAATCCGGGCTTTCCCGCCGCGTCCACGCCCTTGTCATCCCGAGTCGGGGCCGCGACTCCCCCAGCCGGGGCGGCCCTCGCCCGTCGTCCGCCTCGACGGGCCGCGAGCGGGGACTGAACCGACAGACGCCGGCCGCCCCCCGGGTATCGCCCGCCGAGCCGGCCGGCCGAGTATGGCCTCCGTACCCGGGCAAGCCTCTCTATAACAATGGCCGGACCGGGCGCAGCGCCACACGAATCAGCCATGGGAGACACACAGCGAAACGCCCCGGCGTCGACGGTCGCGGACGTCAGGCTCGGAGCCGGGTCGACGGTGAGCGAGCGCGCGACGCTCGGCTACGAGTACGCCGCCGACGCCGGCGCGACCGTCCTCGGCGCCGACGCGACGGTGCGCTCCGGATCGATAGTGTACGCGGACGTGCGGGCGGGCGACGGCTTCACGACCGGACACAACGTCCTCGTCAGGGAACGCACCGAACTGGGCGACGACGTCCTGGTCGGGACCAACACCGTCATCGACGGGGAGACGACGGTCGGCTCGAACGTTAGCCTCCAGAGCGGCGTCTACGTCCCGCAGGAGACGACTATCGGAGACGACGTGTTCGTCGGTCCCGGCGCGGTGCTGACGAACGACCCATACCCGGTCCGGCGGGACGCCGACCTGGACGGGCCCGCGCTCGGCGACTCCGTCTCCGTCGGCGCCAACGCGACGGTGCTGCCCGGCGTCTCGGTCGGGGAGCGGTCGTTCGTCGCCGCCGGCGCCGTCGTCACCGAGGACGTGCCGCCGGAGACGCTCGTCGCCGGCGTCCCCGCCGCGCCCCGCGACCTGCCGGAGCCGCTCGACGGCCCGAACTCGATAGCATGAGCCGGATCGCCATCGCCGACCCGGACGTCGGGGAACGGGAGTTCGATCGGATCCGCGACGTGCTGGAGGGCGGTCGGCTGGCCGACGGCCCGATCGTCAGGGAGTTCGAGCGCGGGTTCGCGGAGTACTGCCGCGCCGACCGCGGCGTCGCGACCGCCAACGGGACCGCCGCCCTCCAGGCCGCGCTCGAGGGCGTCGGGATCGGCGAGGGCGACGCCGTCGTCACGACCCCGTTCTCGTTCGTCGCGAGCGCGAACGCGGTCCGGCTCTGCGGCGCCCGGCCGGTGTTCGCAGACGTCGACCCAGAGACGTACACGCTCGACCCCGACGCCGTCGAGGCCGCGGTCGAGGCGAACGACGACGCGGCGGCGATCCTCCCGGTCCACCTGTACGGCCTGCCGGCGGAGATGGGTCGGCTGACCGAGATAGCCGAGGAACACGACCTCGCGCTGGTCGAGGACGCCGCGCAGGCCCACGGGGCGGCCTACGAGGGGACGCCCGTCGGGACCTTCGGTGACGCCGGCTGCTTCTCGTTTTACCCCACGAAGAACATGACGACCGGCGAGGGCGGGATGGTCGTCACGGACGACGAGGGGGTGGCCGACCGCGCCGCCCGCTTCGTCAACCACGGCCGCGCGGACGCCGCCGCCCACGGCTACGACCACGTCTCCGTCGGCCACAACCTCCGGCTGACGAGCCTCGCGGCAGCGATCGGGGTCGAACAACTCCGGAAGCTCCCGGGGTACAACGAGCGCCGCCGCGAGAACGCGGCGCGGCTCTCCGCGGCGCTGTCGGACGTCCCGGAACTCGTCACCCCGACGGAGCCCCCGGGCCGCCGGCACGTCTACCACCAGTACACGGTCAGGTGTCCCGACCGCGCCGCGCTCCGGGACCACCTCGACGAGCGCGGCGTGGACACGGCCGTCTACTACCCGACGCTCATTCCCGACCAGCCCGCCTACGACGGGTACGAGGCGTCGGTCCCGACGGCCGAGCGGATCGTCGACGAGGTGGTGTCGCTGCCGGTTCACCCGGGGCTCGTCGACGAGGAGATAGACCGGGTCGCCGCCGCCGTGCGCGGCCACTACGGGCTGGCCGAGACGGGGGTGGCCGCGGATGACTGACGACGCCCCGCTGCGCGTCGGCGTCGTCGGCGTCGGGAGCATGGGCGCGCACCACGCCCGGGTGTACGCCGGCTCGCCCGACGTCGACCTCGTCGGCGTCGCGGACGACGACTGGGACCGCGCGAAAGAGATCGCGGAGAAACACGGGACGCGGGCGCTCAACCGGGGCACGCTGCTGCAGGCGGTCGACGCCGTCTCGGTGGTTGTCCCCACGCGGTTCCACGCGCCCATCGTCCGGGAGGCGCTCGAAGCCGACACCCACGTCCTCGTCGAGAAGCCGTTCGTCGACGACCCGGCGGAGGGGCGAGAGCTGATCGCGCTCGCGGACCGGAACGACCTCCGGCTTCAGGTCGGCCACGTCGAGCGGTTCAACCCGGCGGTGCGGGCGCTCGTCGACGTGCTGGCGGAGATGGAGGTCCTCGCGGTCGACGCGAGGCGGCTCGGCCCGCCGGTGGACCGCGAGAACGCCGACGGCGTGGTCGAGGACCTGATGATCCACGACCTCGACGTCATCCTGTCGCTGTTCGACGCGGAGGTCGACGAGGCGTTCGCGGCCGGGGTCGACGGCGAGCCGCACGTCGCGGCGACGCTCCGGCTCGACAACGGCGTGTTGGGGACCGCGACGGCGAGCCGGGTCACCCACCAGAAGGTCCGCGAACTGGCGGTCACCGGGCGGGAGTGCCGGGTGAACCTGGACTACCTGACGCAGTCGGTGAAGATCCACCGCCACTCGCTGCCCGGCTACGTCGAGTCGAACGGCGACGTTCGGTACCGCTCCGAGAGCGTCGTCGAGCGGCCGCAGGTCAACAGCGGCGAGCCGCTCCGCGCGGAGCTGGAGGCGTTCGTCTCGGCCGTGGAGTCGGGGTCGACGCCCGAGGTCACCGGTCACGACGGGATCCGGGCGATCGAGCTGGTCCACCGCATCCGCGACGCGGTCGGCGGGCCCGACGCGACGGTCGCTCGGACGGGTGGACGATGACCGTCAACGCGCCGCCGACCGAGACCGTCGGCCTGTACGGCGGCGACGCGAGCGCGGCGGAGAAGCTGGCGGCGTTCCGAGAGGGACGGGCGCCCGTCGCGGTGTACGGGATGGGGAAGATCGGACTGCCGCTGTCGCTCGTGTACGCCGAGGCGACGGGCGCCGTCACCGGCGTCGACATCGACCCGGGGCGGGTCGCGGCGCTGAGCGACGGCACGAACCCGTTCGACCACGAGCCGGGGCTGTCGGCGCTGCTGTCGAACTCGGTCGCGGACGGCCGGTTCGCGGCGACGACCGACGGCGAGGCGGCCGCCGCGGCCGCCCGGGTCCACGTGCTCGTCGTCCCGACCGTGATCGACGGGGACGACGACCCCGACCTCGCCGCGCTCGAAGCGGCCGCGGAGACCGTGGGCGCCGGCCTCGGCCCGGGCGACGTCGTGTTCGTCGAGTCGACCGTCCCGCCGGGGACCTGCGAGGAGGTCGTCGAGCCGATCCTGACGGCCGGCGACCGCGAGCGCGGCGAGTTCGGGCTGGCGCACACGCCCGAGCGCACCGCCAGCGGCCGGGCGCTCGAAGACATCCGCGGATCGTACCCGAAGGTCGTCGGCGGGGTCGACGCCGAGAGCGGCCGGGCGGCCGAGCTCGTCTACGGCGAGCTGACCGACAACGAGGTCGTCAGCACCAGCGACGCCCGGACCGCGGAGTGCGTCAAGCTGTTCGAGGGCGTCTACCGCGACGTCAACATCGCGCTCGCCAACGAGCTGGCGACGCTGACCGAGGAGTTCGGGGTCGACGCCGTCGAGACGATCGCGGCCGCGAACACGCAGCCGTACTGCGACATCCTCACGCCGGGCGCGGGGGTCGGCGGCCACTGCATCCCCTACTACCCGTACTTCCTCCTCGACGGGATAGACGGCCGCGCGCCGCTGATCCGGACGGCCCGCGACGTCAACGAGCGGATGCCGGGGTTCGTCGTCGACACCCTCGTCGACGGGCCGGGCTTCGACGGCGACATCGAGGGCGCGACGGTCGCCCTGTTCGGCGTGGCCTACCGCGCCGGCGTCCCCGAGACGCGGGCGTCGCCGGCGATAGACGTCGCCCACCGGCTCGACCGGCTCGGGGCGACCGTCCTCGCGGTGGACCCGATCCTCGACGCGCTGCCGGAGATGCCGGGCGAGCACGTCCCCCTCGACGATATCGGTGGGCGCGAGGTCGACGCCGCGGTCCTCGTCACCGCCCACGACGAGTTCGACGCCGTCGACTGGACCGCCTTCGAGCGGGAGGGGCCGGACGGGACCCGCCGCGGCATCACCGTCGTCGACGGCCGGCAGGCGCTCGACCTCTCGGGGACCGCACACGACGTCTACACCGTCGGGCGGGGGTGGCGGTGATGTACGAGGGCGCGGCCGTCGCCGTCGTGATACCCGCATACAACGAGGCGGGGTTCGTGGGCGAGGTGATCGAGACGGTGCCCGCGTTCGTCGACCGGGTGTACGTCGTCGACGACCAATCGACCGACGGCACGTGGGCGGAGATCCGCGAGACGCTCGCCGGGTTCGAGGGGTCGGAGCGCCCCGGCGGCCGCCTGCGCCCGGCACCCGAGGCCTCGGAGCCGGTCACCGACGGCGGTGCCGTGTCGGTCCCCGACGGCCTGCGGCCCGCCTGGCGGGACCGGATCGTGGCCCGGGACGCCCGTTCGGGAACCGCGCTGCCGGACCG
The sequence above is a segment of the Halorubrum sp. 2020YC2 genome. Coding sequences within it:
- a CDS encoding Gfo/Idh/MocA family oxidoreductase, with the protein product MTDDAPLRVGVVGVGSMGAHHARVYAGSPDVDLVGVADDDWDRAKEIAEKHGTRALNRGTLLQAVDAVSVVVPTRFHAPIVREALEADTHVLVEKPFVDDPAEGRELIALADRNDLRLQVGHVERFNPAVRALVDVLAEMEVLAVDARRLGPPVDRENADGVVEDLMIHDLDVILSLFDAEVDEAFAAGVDGEPHVAATLRLDNGVLGTATASRVTHQKVRELAVTGRECRVNLDYLTQSVKIHRHSLPGYVESNGDVRYRSESVVERPQVNSGEPLRAELEAFVSAVESGSTPEVTGHDGIRAIELVHRIRDAVGGPDATVARTGGR
- a CDS encoding nucleotide sugar dehydrogenase, which gives rise to MTVNAPPTETVGLYGGDASAAEKLAAFREGRAPVAVYGMGKIGLPLSLVYAEATGAVTGVDIDPGRVAALSDGTNPFDHEPGLSALLSNSVADGRFAATTDGEAAAAAARVHVLVVPTVIDGDDDPDLAALEAAAETVGAGLGPGDVVFVESTVPPGTCEEVVEPILTAGDRERGEFGLAHTPERTASGRALEDIRGSYPKVVGGVDAESGRAAELVYGELTDNEVVSTSDARTAECVKLFEGVYRDVNIALANELATLTEEFGVDAVETIAAANTQPYCDILTPGAGVGGHCIPYYPYFLLDGIDGRAPLIRTARDVNERMPGFVVDTLVDGPGFDGDIEGATVALFGVAYRAGVPETRASPAIDVAHRLDRLGATVLAVDPILDALPEMPGEHVPLDDIGGREVDAAVLVTAHDEFDAVDWTAFEREGPDGTRRGITVVDGRQALDLSGTAHDVYTVGRGWR
- a CDS encoding DegT/DnrJ/EryC1/StrS family aminotransferase; protein product: MSRIAIADPDVGEREFDRIRDVLEGGRLADGPIVREFERGFAEYCRADRGVATANGTAALQAALEGVGIGEGDAVVTTPFSFVASANAVRLCGARPVFADVDPETYTLDPDAVEAAVEANDDAAAILPVHLYGLPAEMGRLTEIAEEHDLALVEDAAQAHGAAYEGTPVGTFGDAGCFSFYPTKNMTTGEGGMVVTDDEGVADRAARFVNHGRADAAAHGYDHVSVGHNLRLTSLAAAIGVEQLRKLPGYNERRRENAARLSAALSDVPELVTPTEPPGRRHVYHQYTVRCPDRAALRDHLDERGVDTAVYYPTLIPDQPAYDGYEASVPTAERIVDEVVSLPVHPGLVDEEIDRVAAAVRGHYGLAETGVAADD
- a CDS encoding DapH/DapD/GlmU-related protein; translation: MGDTQRNAPASTVADVRLGAGSTVSERATLGYEYAADAGATVLGADATVRSGSIVYADVRAGDGFTTGHNVLVRERTELGDDVLVGTNTVIDGETTVGSNVSLQSGVYVPQETTIGDDVFVGPGAVLTNDPYPVRRDADLDGPALGDSVSVGANATVLPGVSVGERSFVAAGAVVTEDVPPETLVAGVPAAPRDLPEPLDGPNSIA